In Candidatus Bathyarchaeota archaeon, one DNA window encodes the following:
- the pstC gene encoding phosphate ABC transporter permease subunit PstC, producing MKYILFACAASSILIVFSILGIILSIGYSQLIDWFANGFGMVWFPDYGNAGEYGIIPYIFSTVYVGVGAIAFAAIIGIPCAIYLSEFAGSKFRNLVKPSLEMLTGFPSIIIGYIGFALLVPLLTRYSGQPFVSTLAGWILLGIMALPIITTVSEDAIRRVPNDLREASLGVGATKWQTTIKVLLPSAKPGILASVLLGLGEAIGEVMAISMIMPVVYGPTITLNPFTKTCVLTPLILQITDNEIGTTGNNFWYAIGGVAFILFVMCALLNIAIRFLTKKGTAREQ from the coding sequence ATCAAATACATTTTGTTTGCTTGTGCGGCTTCCTCAATACTAATAGTTTTCTCCATACTTGGCATAATTTTATCCATCGGATATTCTCAACTGATTGATTGGTTTGCTAACGGTTTTGGAATGGTCTGGTTTCCTGATTATGGAAACGCTGGAGAGTATGGCATAATTCCATATATTTTTAGTACCGTTTATGTCGGTGTCGGGGCAATAGCATTTGCAGCTATCATAGGCATCCCCTGTGCAATATATTTATCCGAGTTTGCTGGATCAAAATTTAGAAATTTAGTTAAACCAAGTTTAGAAATGCTCACAGGTTTTCCATCTATAATTATTGGTTACATAGGTTTCGCTTTACTGGTACCACTTTTAACTAGATATTCTGGCCAACCTTTTGTAAGCACATTAGCAGGCTGGATCCTCCTTGGCATAATGGCGCTTCCAATTATAACAACAGTTTCAGAAGATGCAATAAGAAGAGTACCCAATGACCTTAGAGAAGCATCACTGGGGGTAGGAGCAACCAAATGGCAAACCACCATCAAAGTTTTACTGCCTTCCGCAAAACCCGGAATCTTAGCTTCGGTTCTACTTGGTTTAGGAGAAGCAATCGGTGAAGTAATGGCAATAAGTATGATAATGCCAGTGGTATATGGACCAACCATTACCTTAAACCCATTTACCAAAACATGCGTTTTGACACCGTTAATACTTCAAATCACGGACAATGAAATAGGAACCACCGGAAACAACTTTTGGTATGCAATCGGTGGTGTAGCATTTATTCTCTTTGTAATGTGCGCTTTACTAAACATAGCTATACGATTCTTAACCAAAAAAGGAACCGCGAGGGAACAGTGA
- the pstB gene encoding phosphate ABC transporter ATP-binding protein PstB produces MGKVQTKKFNLWFKNNHILKNVDFEIREKTVTAIMGPSGCGKSTLLRSINRMNDLINGCKTAGEIFFDGMNIYSDDSNVYDLRRRIGMVFQKPNPFPKSIFENVAFGPRIHNTAKGEKLKEVVENSLRGAALWDEVKDRLNEHAFSLSGGQQQRLCIARALAAEPELILMDEPCSALDPAATARIETLVGKLKEKYTVIIVTHNLQQALRVSDFTAFMYVGQLVEYNNTRTLFERPANELTRNYINGKFG; encoded by the coding sequence TTGGGTAAAGTTCAAACTAAAAAATTCAATTTATGGTTCAAAAATAATCACATTTTGAAAAATGTTGATTTTGAAATCAGAGAGAAAACAGTAACTGCCATAATGGGCCCGTCTGGATGTGGCAAATCAACTCTTTTACGCTCAATTAACCGAATGAATGACTTAATCAACGGTTGCAAAACTGCTGGCGAAATATTTTTCGATGGAATGAACATTTATAGTGATGACAGCAATGTTTACGATTTAAGACGCAGGATAGGCATGGTATTCCAAAAGCCCAACCCATTTCCTAAATCCATTTTTGAAAACGTAGCTTTTGGTCCACGCATCCACAACACAGCAAAAGGCGAAAAACTAAAAGAAGTTGTCGAGAACAGTCTCAGAGGCGCAGCATTGTGGGATGAAGTCAAAGATCGCCTAAACGAGCACGCTTTTAGCTTATCAGGAGGCCAGCAACAAAGGCTTTGCATAGCACGTGCATTAGCTGCCGAACCTGAACTGATACTTATGGATGAACCATGTAGTGCTTTGGACCCCGCTGCGACAGCACGTATAGAAACGCTTGTTGGAAAACTTAAGGAAAAATACACTGTCATCATTGTTACTCACAATTTGCAGCAAGCATTACGAGTCTCAGATTTCACAGCTTTCATGTATGTAGGTCAACTTGTCGAATATAATAATACAAGAACCCTTTTTGAAAGACCAGCAAACGAGTTAACTCGAAACTACATTAATGGCAAATTCGGCTGA
- a CDS encoding winged helix-turn-helix domain-containing protein, with amino-acid sequence MDRFDSKFDLFFKNIFWGIALVRKKRDRLSIIISVLDAAGSGACKTRIMLKANLNYTLVNKYLSIVMEFDLIKVEGSNYSLTSKGSAFLKQYWYIHERYVNTQALLETLNFEYQKLSSLYGDSPTP; translated from the coding sequence TTGGATAGGTTTGATTCCAAGTTTGATTTATTTTTTAAAAACATCTTTTGGGGTATTGCTTTGGTTCGTAAAAAACGTGATCGTTTAAGTATAATAATTTCAGTTTTGGATGCTGCAGGATCTGGTGCCTGCAAAACCAGAATTATGCTCAAAGCAAATTTGAACTATACTTTAGTTAATAAGTACCTGTCTATCGTTATGGAGTTTGATTTGATTAAGGTTGAGGGATCAAACTACTCACTGACTTCTAAAGGCAGTGCATTTCTTAAGCAATACTGGTACATACATGAGCGCTATGTTAATACCCAGGCGTTGCTTGAAACTTTAAATTTTGAATACCAAAAGTTATCAAGTTTATATGGTGACTCTCCAACGCCATAG
- a CDS encoding phosphate uptake regulator PhoU — protein MLLAEGMEREGLVQAKQDEETRKIQFTGGSTYIISLPKKWIASNQLKKGSFIKLREEQGGLLTIGPPAAAVQKKTGEVVIKVSASDSTEMITRKIIAVYLAGHNTLQIRPVKPDKQALSTKQRYEIKNFVRRMLVGTEIVTDTSHQLSLQVLLSYPELTVQSALRRMSIIATSMHKEALSGLKTNDYQLAKEIISTDNEVDRFNLYVNRLLKLAIQNPRVSKEIGLENDRDCLSYRLVTTSVERTADHAVKIAENILVLKKGLNPDVLEKIDKMGNIAITMFTIAMEALFRQDYNMAEKIMENINEVVSLEHDAISAQVDIEDVATLRLIIESIRRTAEYSCDIAEIVLNLTVDSILG, from the coding sequence GTGTTATTAGCCGAAGGCATGGAAAGGGAAGGCTTAGTGCAGGCAAAACAGGATGAGGAAACAAGAAAAATTCAGTTCACTGGTGGCTCTACTTACATTATTTCATTACCTAAAAAATGGATTGCCTCTAATCAATTAAAGAAAGGAAGTTTCATTAAATTACGCGAGGAACAAGGTGGCTTATTGACTATAGGTCCTCCAGCTGCTGCTGTGCAAAAAAAGACTGGCGAAGTTGTAATCAAGGTTTCTGCTTCGGACTCTACAGAAATGATAACAAGAAAAATTATTGCAGTCTATTTAGCGGGACATAATACCCTTCAAATTAGACCAGTTAAACCCGATAAACAAGCGTTGTCTACAAAACAAAGGTATGAAATCAAAAATTTTGTTCGTCGCATGCTGGTTGGAACAGAAATAGTAACCGATACATCACATCAATTGAGCTTACAAGTTCTTCTAAGCTATCCTGAACTTACAGTGCAAAGCGCTCTGAGAAGAATGAGCATAATAGCTACCTCGATGCATAAAGAAGCACTATCAGGCCTAAAAACAAATGATTACCAACTGGCAAAGGAAATAATATCCACAGATAACGAAGTGGATCGGTTTAATCTTTATGTTAATAGATTGTTAAAATTGGCCATACAAAATCCTCGGGTATCCAAAGAAATCGGTCTTGAAAACGATAGAGATTGTTTAAGCTATCGTCTTGTTACAACGTCAGTGGAACGAACAGCAGATCATGCTGTTAAGATTGCAGAAAACATTTTAGTCCTCAAAAAGGGGTTAAATCCCGATGTTTTAGAGAAAATTGACAAAATGGGTAATATAGCAATCACAATGTTCACTATCGCCATGGAAGCCCTTTTCAGACAAGACTATAACATGGCTGAAAAAATAATGGAAAACATCAATGAGGTTGTTTCTTTAGAGCATGATGCTATCTCTGCTCAGGTAGATATTGAGGATGTAGCAACATTGCGTTTAATTATTGAAAGTATTCGGAGAACAGCTGAATACTCCTGTGACATAGCCGAGATTGTTCTCAATCTAACAGTGGACTCAATACTGGGATAA
- the pstA gene encoding phosphate ABC transporter permease PstA has protein sequence MTQLISPKRISHYFRNKKIDNIVAGLLIFIVAGIFAYFAFSKILYMSSQADYVDLFGWVSYFNFYMQDTIVGALMIVPIIGFFALGYLLIEAHPMAWKITYGVAIIAAVLTATGLIDQMFTIPVALLSTVAASINLYNKRKSQQTAKISSSIITENIAKLGLQVSGVLCIFILFGFILYVFVRGSIYISFDFITGPWSYDLLRTSMLAGDPNLGGIFIFILGSLLLVALCEAVSIPLGLCSAIYLSEYAPQNKITGTIRFFIETLAGIPSVVIGLVGYAIFCNFFGWKECLLAGSLSLMMMTIPWNIRVSEEAIKSVPQSYREGAYALGATKSQTIGKIILYASSPGVITGIILGIGGAIGETAVLLLTSGHVIPDAFPTNIIGDKVPALTVWIEKIRSLMASGGVNVANAENLAFSAASVLIGIFMIICITGLWLRNRLNKKITGQT, from the coding sequence ATGACTCAATTAATTAGCCCAAAACGAATCAGCCACTATTTCAGGAATAAAAAAATAGACAATATTGTGGCAGGACTGCTCATATTTATTGTCGCAGGCATTTTTGCATATTTTGCCTTTTCTAAAATCCTATATATGTCATCTCAAGCGGATTACGTGGATCTCTTCGGATGGGTTTCATACTTTAATTTCTATATGCAAGACACCATAGTGGGAGCATTAATGATAGTACCCATTATTGGCTTTTTTGCATTAGGATACTTACTAATTGAAGCGCATCCGATGGCATGGAAAATAACATATGGAGTAGCCATAATCGCAGCTGTTTTAACTGCCACAGGATTAATAGATCAAATGTTTACAATACCTGTTGCTTTACTAAGCACAGTCGCAGCATCCATTAATCTTTATAATAAAAGAAAGTCACAGCAAACGGCAAAAATCAGTTCATCAATAATTACAGAAAATATTGCTAAATTAGGCTTACAAGTCTCAGGAGTTTTATGCATCTTTATTCTTTTTGGATTTATACTTTATGTGTTTGTTAGAGGCTCCATATACATAAGTTTTGATTTCATTACTGGACCATGGAGCTATGACCTTCTTAGAACTTCTATGTTAGCAGGTGACCCGAACTTAGGAGGCATATTCATATTCATTTTAGGTTCACTATTACTGGTTGCACTTTGTGAAGCAGTATCCATCCCGCTGGGACTTTGCTCAGCAATTTATCTATCGGAATATGCCCCACAGAACAAAATTACAGGAACCATCCGTTTTTTCATAGAAACTTTAGCTGGCATCCCATCAGTTGTTATAGGATTAGTGGGATACGCGATATTTTGTAATTTTTTTGGATGGAAGGAGTGCCTCTTGGCAGGTAGCCTATCATTAATGATGATGACTATACCGTGGAACATAAGAGTGAGCGAAGAGGCAATAAAATCTGTTCCACAAAGTTATCGTGAAGGCGCATACGCCCTTGGCGCAACTAAATCTCAAACTATTGGAAAAATAATTTTGTATGCTTCGAGCCCAGGAGTAATCACAGGAATCATCCTAGGCATAGGGGGAGCCATTGGAGAAACCGCGGTTCTTCTTCTCACTTCAGGCCATGTAATACCAGACGCGTTTCCAACTAATATTATCGGCGACAAGGTTCCAGCGCTGACTGTTTGGATAGAGAAGATAAGGTCTCTTATGGCTTCAGGTGGCGTTAACGTGGCTAATGCAGAGAATCTGGCTTTCTCCGCCGCATCTGTGCTAATAGGAATTTTCATGATTATTTGCATTACTGGGTTGTGGCTTAGAAATCGTTTAAATAAAAAAATAACTGGGCAAACATGA
- a CDS encoding PKD domain-containing protein: protein MNRKFIACLLILSALSIFLAVNIEPVNAQNAPTLTFDPAEYTAEQLNEEFTVAIEISSVEHLWGWDANVTWDPECLSLVGIPQEGSFFSDQDITTIYGVLPAEDSVGYPPGKCTIADAVLGSLTTFASGSGTLATLTFKVIKPCSDSPLKLEGIRLIYERTANNEMEYITPSSTSFTAKISLEATAGPPIASAGDNKTVVQGTPVILNASRTVSVGNDTTYTWTFTDGTAQTLTGMIATYTFNNTGTYDILLTVQDSYGTDDASVTIKVKKDTTASPTPSDSSPSSTPVVIDITKNLPVTILGIIVAVTIIVVAGSVFWLRKAR, encoded by the coding sequence ATGAACAGAAAATTTATCGCTTGCCTTTTAATCCTGTCTGCGTTATCAATATTTCTTGCTGTGAACATAGAACCAGTTAACGCTCAAAATGCTCCTACTCTAACGTTTGACCCAGCTGAGTATACTGCTGAACAACTCAATGAAGAGTTCACAGTTGCAATCGAGATTTCATCAGTTGAACATCTTTGGGGCTGGGATGCCAACGTAACATGGGATCCAGAGTGTCTGTCTTTAGTTGGGATTCCTCAAGAAGGCTCTTTCTTTTCAGACCAAGATATTACCACTATCTATGGAGTTTTACCTGCGGAGGACTCAGTAGGATATCCTCCAGGAAAATGCACCATAGCTGATGCTGTGTTGGGTAGTCTTACTACCTTTGCAAGTGGAAGTGGAACGCTAGCAACTTTAACATTTAAAGTGATAAAACCATGTTCAGACTCTCCACTAAAACTAGAGGGTATACGTTTAATTTATGAAAGAACGGCTAATAATGAAATGGAGTATATAACTCCTTCATCAACTTCTTTTACTGCCAAAATTTCTCTTGAAGCAACTGCTGGTCCACCAATCGCTAGCGCAGGAGACAACAAAACAGTCGTACAGGGAACCCCCGTTATTCTTAATGCGTCACGAACAGTGTCTGTGGGAAATGATACCACTTATACATGGACATTTACTGATGGCACAGCCCAAACTCTAACAGGCATGATTGCTACCTACACTTTCAATAACACTGGAACATATGATATCTTGTTAACAGTTCAAGATTCATATGGCACTGATGATGCCTCAGTTACAATAAAAGTCAAAAAGGACACCACTGCATCTCCTACACCGTCTGACTCTTCACCATCTTCTACTCCCGTTGTTATTGACATTACCAAAAACTTGCCCGTTACCATCTTAGGTATTATTGTTGCAGTTACAATTATTGTCGTGGCTGGTTCAGTTTTCTGGCTCAGAAAAGCAAGATAA
- a CDS encoding CHAD domain-containing protein, whose protein sequence is MPTTSKTCDLDTSYCKFGSKTILKLLESFGSNIDGVIENKDVECVHKTRVASRKLRAALPLFKICFPEDKYKKWFKEIKKVTRLLGEARDLDVQIIFIEEYIKKFNPREKKSP, encoded by the coding sequence ATGCCGACTACATCCAAGACCTGTGATTTAGACACCAGCTACTGCAAATTCGGCTCAAAAACAATTCTCAAATTACTAGAAAGTTTTGGCAGCAACATTGACGGCGTCATCGAAAACAAGGATGTAGAGTGCGTGCATAAAACGCGAGTTGCCTCCCGAAAACTAAGAGCCGCCCTGCCCCTGTTCAAAATCTGCTTTCCCGAAGATAAATACAAGAAATGGTTTAAAGAAATAAAAAAGGTAACGCGTCTGCTGGGGGAAGCCAGAGACCTTGATGTCCAAATAATTTTCATAGAAGAATACATAAAAAAATTTAATCCCCGAGAAAAAAAAAGCCCTTGA
- the ppk1 gene encoding polyphosphate kinase 1: protein MLIDDDLNSQDKDLLSQETMLDNPDFYINRELSWVRFNARILEEARDMWQPLLERVKFIAICGSNLDEFFMTRVARMIKKINKNSQERSMDGMTFFEQIKATRKEILPLIQSHADCWNNELIPALATEDIHIRKFVELPEKWRENLREFLKTEVIPNFPIPAQGFDSENIENLCVTLYVSGFVNKDSFCILPMPIEKFGRLILIPRKTYLPKPEPQNLMEYDYVFLEDLIANNLDMFFPNEKSLVAYPFRVTRNGEIDIIMDESSDFLDSVQKGLSDRKTGFPTRIEFDKRTPQPIREMLSNYLELPDYVQYEFDGPLGLVDLWQLMKINRPDLKDKTFLPSILPLLTPEKNIFKTIAKRDIVLYHPYDSFEVIVDFLKEAANDSDVVEICITMYRMDAKSPVVSALMDAAQKGIKVTAIIELKAKFDEENNIQLVSKLRAAGVNTVYNFPNFKVHAKLCLVVRNEKMGLVRYSHIGSGNYNSVTAKIYGDIGYLTANQEVGRELEDLFNILINGLQEKEFKHLLVAPKSLKNEILKRIDQEIAFHRKTGKGYLAFKLNNLEEKDIIKALFRASMAGIKIELNVRALCCLRPDIQGVSDNISVISIVGRFLEHARIYYFQNGENSEVLIGSSDMMFRNLNERVEVLFSVPDPQIRKAILDNMLKIHLKDNIKARRLLSNGTYERITPKEGERSVNSQFWLIQNRGVWHQYADYIQDL, encoded by the coding sequence GTGCTAATTGACGATGATTTAAACTCACAAGATAAAGACCTGTTATCACAGGAAACCATGCTTGACAACCCTGACTTCTACATTAACAGGGAACTTAGCTGGGTAAGGTTTAACGCCCGCATACTTGAAGAAGCACGTGACATGTGGCAACCACTGCTGGAAAGGGTAAAGTTCATCGCAATCTGCGGAAGCAACCTTGACGAGTTCTTCATGACACGCGTTGCCAGAATGATTAAAAAAATAAACAAAAACTCCCAAGAACGATCCATGGACGGGATGACCTTTTTTGAGCAAATCAAAGCCACACGAAAAGAGATTCTGCCACTGATACAAAGCCACGCGGACTGCTGGAACAACGAACTCATCCCTGCCTTGGCCACAGAAGATATCCATATCCGAAAATTTGTGGAGTTACCAGAAAAATGGAGAGAAAACCTTCGTGAGTTCCTTAAAACAGAGGTTATCCCAAACTTTCCAATCCCCGCACAGGGTTTTGACAGCGAAAACATTGAGAACTTGTGTGTTACGCTTTACGTGTCAGGGTTTGTAAACAAGGACTCTTTTTGTATACTTCCGATGCCTATTGAAAAATTTGGTCGGTTAATTCTGATTCCCCGAAAAACGTACCTGCCAAAACCTGAACCTCAAAACCTAATGGAATATGATTATGTTTTCTTGGAGGATTTAATAGCAAACAACTTGGACATGTTCTTTCCCAACGAGAAAAGTCTGGTTGCTTATCCGTTTAGGGTGACGCGAAACGGGGAAATTGATATCATAATGGATGAATCTTCAGATTTTCTTGATTCAGTTCAGAAGGGGCTTTCGGATAGAAAAACAGGTTTTCCGACAAGGATAGAGTTTGACAAACGCACACCACAACCAATCAGAGAAATGTTGTCAAATTATTTGGAATTGCCTGATTACGTGCAGTACGAGTTTGACGGTCCTTTGGGTTTGGTTGACCTTTGGCAGTTAATGAAAATAAATCGTCCTGACCTTAAAGATAAAACGTTTTTACCCTCGATTCTGCCCTTGCTTACGCCTGAGAAAAATATTTTCAAAACAATCGCCAAAAGAGACATTGTACTTTATCATCCCTACGACAGTTTTGAGGTGATTGTTGATTTTCTCAAAGAAGCAGCCAATGACAGCGACGTTGTTGAAATCTGCATCACCATGTACCGCATGGACGCGAAATCACCCGTTGTCAGCGCGCTTATGGATGCAGCCCAAAAAGGCATAAAAGTAACTGCTATAATCGAGTTAAAAGCAAAATTTGATGAAGAAAATAACATCCAGCTGGTTTCAAAGCTTCGGGCAGCAGGTGTTAACACGGTGTATAATTTTCCAAATTTTAAGGTGCACGCAAAACTGTGCCTTGTAGTGCGCAATGAGAAAATGGGGCTGGTGCGGTACTCGCATATCGGCTCAGGAAACTATAACTCTGTGACAGCCAAAATCTATGGCGATATTGGTTACTTAACGGCTAACCAAGAGGTGGGCAGAGAACTAGAAGACCTCTTCAACATCCTGATTAACGGGTTGCAAGAAAAAGAGTTCAAACATTTGCTTGTTGCACCTAAATCGCTTAAAAACGAAATTCTTAAACGAATTGACCAAGAAATTGCCTTCCACCGCAAAACAGGCAAAGGCTATTTAGCCTTTAAATTAAACAATCTGGAAGAAAAAGACATCATTAAAGCGCTTTTTCGGGCATCAATGGCAGGCATAAAAATCGAATTAAACGTGAGGGCACTGTGCTGTTTAAGACCAGACATACAGGGTGTAAGCGACAATATTTCAGTTATTTCTATTGTTGGCCGGTTTCTTGAGCATGCCCGAATCTACTATTTCCAAAATGGTGAAAACAGTGAGGTCCTAATCGGCAGCTCAGATATGATGTTCAGAAACCTCAATGAGCGTGTTGAAGTCCTCTTCAGCGTACCTGACCCGCAGATTCGAAAAGCAATCCTTGATAATATGCTAAAAATCCACTTAAAAGACAACATTAAAGCCCGCAGACTTCTCTCTAACGGCACATACGAGAGGATTACACCTAAAGAGGGCGAACGAAGCGTGAACTCGCAGTTTTGGCTAATTCAAAACAGGGGAGTATGGCACCAGTATGCCGACTACATCCAAGACCTGTGA
- a CDS encoding class IV adenylate cyclase encodes MKETEVKILEVNREKIEKTLAALGAIKVFDGELLTLFFDFQDGRIRKKRNVLRLRKEPEKVELTFKKARFEEKAKVAQEVSVNVSDADAITEILQEIGLEVTGEMQKHRTSYKFEGARFDIDKYGGVYGFIPEFMEIEGSLKEIRKYAEMLGFQEKDCFTWSTDELIRHYYEKQNR; translated from the coding sequence ATGAAAGAAACTGAAGTGAAAATTTTAGAAGTTAACAGAGAAAAAATCGAAAAAACTCTGGCAGCTTTGGGTGCCATTAAAGTGTTTGATGGAGAATTGTTAACGTTGTTTTTTGATTTTCAAGATGGCAGAATCCGAAAAAAAAGAAATGTGTTGCGTTTGAGGAAAGAGCCTGAAAAGGTTGAGTTAACTTTTAAGAAGGCGCGGTTTGAGGAAAAAGCTAAGGTCGCTCAAGAGGTTTCAGTTAATGTTTCAGATGCGGATGCAATAACCGAAATTTTGCAGGAAATTGGTTTAGAAGTTACTGGAGAAATGCAAAAACACCGAACCAGCTACAAGTTTGAGGGTGCTCGTTTTGATATTGATAAGTATGGAGGAGTCTACGGGTTTATTCCAGAGTTTATGGAAATAGAAGGTAGCCTCAAAGAAATAAGAAAATATGCAGAAATGTTGGGTTTCCAAGAAAAAGATTGCTTTACCTGGTCAACTGACGAGTTAATACGGCATTATTATGAAAAACAAAATAGATAG
- a CDS encoding substrate-binding domain-containing protein: MTPIKKSIVAIALIALMAFAMVGPVQALLTSHELVTRGSSTVYPVSMAAKTAFMNHYPAITSVEVNSGGSGGAFPGVYQVDTPYSDVGSMSRLPKSTEWALSGADNAQIWSIGIDSIAILIGPGNNWLKTDLTTQEVADIYCGGYTNWDDLPAGYLVGTAPATPIDRVVRDLESGTTDCFYNFFLDPEDLELTDITTPFTELPNNIDVYNHMTTGATKDYSIAFIGMGFLHLGGLYPINIYNAAEGEYYEPTEANVLAGLYTPIRNLWHLTDGIPAVGSEDAAQSVWISFMKLPNATNPDYQGDYAYVEDLCEENFVSGEGYMNMLRDDFTSDISTGNGARPGQTQYIPDNAISPLDLYYFAGNYGSSLLNPYVDMNADGQYSPTDTYIFARNYK, translated from the coding sequence TTGACACCTATTAAAAAATCTATTGTTGCTATAGCTTTGATTGCATTAATGGCTTTTGCAATGGTCGGTCCAGTACAGGCTTTGCTAACATCACACGAATTAGTAACGAGAGGTTCTTCAACAGTTTATCCAGTCTCTATGGCTGCAAAAACTGCTTTTATGAACCATTATCCTGCAATTACTTCTGTTGAGGTCAATTCAGGCGGAAGCGGCGGTGCTTTTCCAGGTGTTTATCAGGTAGATACGCCTTACTCTGACGTCGGTTCAATGTCAAGGCTTCCCAAATCAACTGAATGGGCCCTATCTGGTGCTGATAACGCTCAAATCTGGTCTATAGGTATTGACAGCATTGCAATTCTTATCGGTCCTGGCAACAACTGGCTGAAAACAGACCTAACAACGCAAGAAGTTGCAGACATTTACTGCGGCGGTTACACCAACTGGGATGATCTTCCAGCAGGCTACCTTGTCGGCACTGCACCAGCAACTCCAATCGACAGAGTCGTACGCGACCTTGAATCCGGAACTACTGACTGCTTCTATAACTTCTTCCTTGACCCAGAAGATCTAGAACTTACAGACATAACTACTCCATTCACAGAACTGCCAAACAACATTGACGTTTACAACCACATGACAACAGGTGCTACTAAAGACTATTCAATTGCTTTCATCGGCATGGGCTTCCTCCACCTCGGTGGACTCTACCCAATTAACATCTACAACGCAGCCGAAGGCGAATACTACGAACCAACAGAAGCAAACGTTCTTGCAGGTCTATACACACCAATCCGCAACCTCTGGCACCTCACTGACGGCATTCCAGCAGTTGGCTCAGAAGATGCAGCTCAATCAGTTTGGATCAGCTTCATGAAACTGCCAAACGCAACCAACCCTGACTACCAAGGTGACTACGCATACGTCGAAGATCTATGTGAAGAGAACTTCGTTTCAGGTGAAGGCTACATGAACATGCTACGCGACGACTTCACAAGCGACATCAGTACAGGTAACGGAGCACGCCCAGGTCAGACTCAGTACATCCCTGACAACGCGATTTCACCATTAGATCTATACTACTTTGCAGGCAATTATGGTTCAAGCTTACTTAACCCCTATGTCGACATGAACGCTGACGGTCAGTACAGTCCTACAGACACATACATCTTTGCACGCAACTACAAGTAA